A genomic region of Burkholderia contaminans contains the following coding sequences:
- a CDS encoding DUF4400 domain-containing protein yields MAKIRDNPFAGKVYFWWIIAPILTLLICPIFMQEDSFKIAPSEFEFVAGCRADVDGITESATEVFQSWFVHTGLVHLTVNDYRKAEASGYKGYAWAGSVMDGYMSRVWRYMYRVIWRWAAFWPFYAVGLAAIFVPCLIDGLVVRSIKRSEFGLYNPISFTLSGSAAAIFIGWLFFVPFSPWPLGHWIISALFLGLGLMTWFTVGTFQSRT; encoded by the coding sequence ATGGCGAAGATCCGCGACAATCCGTTTGCTGGAAAGGTCTACTTCTGGTGGATCATCGCGCCAATCCTTACCTTACTGATCTGCCCGATCTTCATGCAGGAGGATAGCTTCAAGATTGCGCCTTCCGAGTTCGAGTTTGTCGCCGGATGCAGGGCAGACGTGGACGGAATCACGGAAAGCGCAACGGAGGTTTTTCAGTCGTGGTTCGTTCACACCGGACTCGTACATCTGACAGTCAACGACTACCGAAAGGCCGAAGCATCCGGTTACAAGGGCTATGCTTGGGCGGGCTCAGTTATGGATGGCTACATGAGCAGGGTGTGGCGATACATGTACCGAGTCATCTGGCGGTGGGCGGCGTTCTGGCCATTCTATGCCGTCGGTCTCGCCGCAATATTCGTTCCATGCCTGATTGATGGGCTTGTTGTCCGGTCGATCAAACGAAGTGAGTTCGGCCTCTATAACCCGATAAGCTTCACCCTCAGCGGGTCGGCAGCGGCGATATTCATCGGATGGCTCTTCTTCGTTCCGTTCAGCCCTTGGCCGTTGGGGCATTGGATCATTTCTGCGCTGTTCCTCGGCCTTGGCCTTATGACGTGGTTCACGGTAGGAACTTTCCAAAGCCGGACTTAA
- the traD gene encoding conjugative transfer system coupling protein TraD (Members of this protein family are the putative conjugative coupling factor, TraD, as the term is used for the SXT and TOL plasmid systems.), with amino-acid sequence MKTFFFKQKPAYEIPAAVAWCAGGAVLIISWVFGPMPLEWAAFGVLFFFLAGQRWLQAADLFRFRLSLSGYRVEEITVDELMERSREMSSASKLYIGNGFEWDQEQAEISKHLLRRGKANIPPLPNWLPNRIVESMKPAGWKPVDDSKIGVPWIHGINPDEHPIGAGMETLTGHTLVTGTTRAGKTKFYEMLLTQLVHMGKTIIFVDPKGDKDIENRLRDECARTGRRFYYFHPAHPSRSIRLSILANWNNISDLASRIAEQVDANGSFQAFAWKTLYGIIRGELMDGRNPTIRSVKRWAQVGVEDLLESILRKWFHEHASSTWEQDAKSHANKNDPSAILAWISLYTRICQDQEIPFDETIDALCAMVKHSKEHYSKMIQVLEPLLEMLGSEEVGRMLSPDPTDVFDERDIMDTRKIIAEGAVLYVGLDSLSNTTIGSAIGSIILADLASVCGAIYNFEGKNDVHLFVDEASEALNAQLIQILNKGGGAGMQCYIATQTISDFIARMGSRDKAMQVLGNLNNVITLRLKDYETAKWVAQSFGQTGFREESRSVNSGRNSTSHPTDFSGSGSRSMSVKDIALVSEDLLTRLPPMNYFAFIGGSWLYKGRVPIISR; translated from the coding sequence ATGAAGACCTTTTTTTTCAAGCAGAAGCCGGCATACGAGATCCCAGCTGCGGTGGCTTGGTGCGCCGGCGGAGCCGTACTGATCATCAGTTGGGTGTTCGGGCCAATGCCGCTTGAATGGGCCGCATTCGGTGTGCTGTTTTTTTTCCTTGCGGGCCAACGTTGGCTCCAGGCCGCTGATCTTTTCCGCTTCCGCCTATCTCTCAGTGGATATCGCGTCGAGGAGATCACTGTCGACGAACTGATGGAACGCTCCCGAGAGATGTCGAGCGCCAGCAAGCTCTACATCGGGAACGGATTCGAGTGGGATCAAGAGCAAGCAGAAATCAGTAAGCACCTCTTGCGCAGAGGAAAGGCAAACATCCCACCACTTCCTAATTGGCTCCCCAACCGGATAGTCGAATCGATGAAGCCAGCGGGTTGGAAGCCCGTCGACGACAGCAAGATCGGGGTACCGTGGATACATGGGATCAATCCCGACGAGCATCCGATCGGGGCGGGGATGGAAACCCTAACCGGTCATACGCTCGTTACCGGAACGACTCGCGCTGGAAAAACAAAGTTCTACGAAATGTTGCTAACGCAACTTGTCCATATGGGGAAGACGATCATCTTCGTCGATCCAAAAGGCGACAAGGATATCGAGAACCGATTGCGAGACGAGTGCGCCCGAACTGGCCGGAGGTTCTACTACTTCCACCCAGCTCACCCATCGCGGTCAATTCGCCTAAGCATTCTTGCGAACTGGAACAACATTTCAGACCTCGCCTCTCGGATTGCCGAACAAGTCGACGCAAACGGATCGTTTCAGGCCTTCGCGTGGAAGACGCTGTACGGCATTATCCGCGGCGAACTGATGGACGGTCGAAATCCGACGATCCGCTCAGTGAAGCGATGGGCTCAAGTTGGCGTGGAAGACCTTCTCGAGTCGATTTTGCGTAAGTGGTTCCACGAACACGCTAGCTCAACATGGGAGCAGGACGCAAAGAGCCACGCCAACAAAAACGATCCGTCGGCAATTCTTGCTTGGATATCGCTCTATACGAGGATTTGCCAGGATCAGGAGATCCCGTTTGACGAGACGATTGACGCCCTGTGCGCAATGGTCAAGCACTCGAAAGAGCACTACTCGAAGATGATTCAGGTTCTTGAGCCGCTCTTGGAAATGCTCGGCTCGGAAGAAGTCGGCCGTATGCTTTCGCCCGACCCAACCGACGTCTTCGACGAGCGCGACATTATGGACACGCGGAAGATCATTGCAGAGGGTGCGGTGCTCTATGTGGGTCTAGATTCCCTGTCCAACACAACAATCGGATCCGCTATCGGCTCGATCATTCTTGCTGACCTCGCATCGGTTTGTGGTGCGATCTACAACTTCGAGGGAAAGAACGATGTCCACTTGTTCGTTGACGAGGCGTCGGAGGCACTGAATGCCCAGCTGATCCAGATTCTGAACAAGGGGGGCGGGGCCGGAATGCAGTGCTACATCGCAACCCAAACCATTTCCGATTTTATTGCTCGGATGGGGAGTAGGGACAAGGCAATGCAGGTACTTGGAAACCTCAACAACGTTATCACTCTTCGTCTGAAAGACTACGAAACCGCCAAGTGGGTCGCGCAGTCGTTTGGCCAGACCGGATTCCGTGAGGAATCCAGGTCGGTCAACTCGGGGCGAAACAGTACAAGCCACCCAACGGACTTTTCGGGATCCGGTTCGCGAAGCATGAGTGTGAAGGACATTGCCCTCGTGTCCGAGGATTTACTAACCCGGCTACCGCCGATGAACTACTTCGCTTTCATTGGGGGAAGTTGGCTGTACAAGGGGCGCGTGCCAATCATAAGCCGCTGA
- a CDS encoding TraI domain-containing protein codes for MDFSLRPSSDLLRRIEAETGLLTRIRSSSEAKPEVFENYWQPLIDAVADYVQECPLEQICFSEPGGLLRYALMSGYYALQIGNQQFFTGKHGAEQRRLLVPQYRFAVFYSTLAGIPALMHSRLIVRAGGKTWTPFHSQPALCNWVRAQQTSKFTIEWRLEELKVSPSNAVAWAADVVGIGTWQNLAEEVALLAHDAIHRIESTTGESPVTTCVRQAYRTAREFETRAMTGRYQKTTPPDGVTPATIQSFGEQLVAKPTAPSIAVPKPADAANAPPATPVDSPVNPTANVEQGASAAAIEKAPPEPLPTKPAESVSSYPPIVLDIFKAICAQEDYEHLKKSCNETESGIVVPVTIFAKHGLPSSKVLQILADNKLLVQISDSRRSAILTKAARGLLFPSTP; via the coding sequence ATGGACTTTTCTCTACGCCCCTCATCGGACCTCCTGCGCAGGATCGAAGCAGAGACTGGCCTTCTTACCCGAATCCGGAGTTCATCTGAGGCGAAGCCGGAGGTATTCGAGAACTATTGGCAGCCCCTGATTGATGCCGTCGCGGACTACGTCCAGGAATGCCCCCTCGAGCAAATCTGCTTCTCTGAGCCCGGCGGGCTCCTTCGATACGCGCTGATGTCCGGTTATTACGCGCTCCAGATTGGGAACCAGCAGTTCTTCACCGGAAAGCACGGGGCGGAGCAACGGCGCCTCCTGGTTCCTCAGTACCGGTTCGCGGTCTTTTACTCGACGCTCGCCGGCATTCCAGCGCTCATGCACTCCCGCCTCATCGTCCGTGCTGGCGGAAAGACATGGACCCCGTTTCACTCGCAGCCGGCACTCTGCAACTGGGTCCGCGCCCAGCAGACCAGCAAGTTCACCATTGAATGGCGGCTCGAGGAGTTGAAAGTCAGCCCGTCCAATGCTGTCGCATGGGCTGCCGACGTCGTGGGTATTGGAACGTGGCAGAACCTCGCTGAAGAAGTTGCTTTGCTTGCCCACGACGCTATTCATCGAATCGAGTCAACAACCGGGGAATCTCCCGTCACGACCTGTGTCCGCCAGGCCTATCGAACCGCGAGGGAATTTGAAACCCGAGCTATGACCGGCCGGTATCAGAAGACGACGCCACCGGATGGCGTGACCCCAGCCACTATCCAAAGCTTTGGCGAGCAGCTCGTGGCAAAGCCAACGGCTCCCTCAATCGCCGTACCGAAACCGGCGGACGCCGCAAACGCACCGCCGGCAACGCCCGTCGACTCACCTGTTAACCCGACTGCCAATGTCGAGCAGGGTGCTAGCGCCGCGGCCATCGAAAAGGCGCCCCCGGAACCGTTGCCGACGAAGCCTGCCGAATCAGTGTCTTCGTACCCGCCCATCGTCCTCGATATCTTCAAGGCCATCTGTGCACAAGAGGACTACGAACACCTCAAAAAGTCTTGCAACGAGACGGAGTCCGGGATCGTGGTACCGGTCACCATCTTTGCAAAGCACGGTCTGCCGTCATCAAAGGTCCTCCAGATCCTCGCGGATAACAAGCTTTTGGTCCAGATCTCCGACAGTCGCCGAAGCGCCATCCTGACAAAAGCTGCGCGCGGACTTCTTTTTCCGAGTACGCCGTGA
- a CDS encoding replication initiation protein, whose product MFNVFLANAFDTLLSQRRHVIPVNILADMIGFNSKNVGDLKDALTGIMKKVLEYDLLAETGDWEAAPLLAYAAIKSGQCHYEFSSFLAEKLADPEIYTTINLHLQRKVSGAYALALYENCVRFRSVGSTGWISVQKWRMLLGADASTYDEFKHFNDQVIKKSIIDVNKNMDIQLTAEYRRENRRVVEIKFLIEEKGGGARGGVSNDAELERIKSTEAFRKLTALGVGQSLAATWIQQDPERALAAANYTDKKVSQKLIKSSPAGYVRKVFLGDAEIPLPQENASPAAAGHAASSSGDEERLNEVRAKLAALSDAERASYVVEYAREGGAVTSYNPDTGKFRILAERTGFTAWLSKKFSQR is encoded by the coding sequence ATGTTCAACGTGTTCCTTGCGAACGCGTTCGATACGTTGCTAAGCCAACGGCGCCACGTGATACCGGTGAATATCCTGGCCGATATGATCGGGTTCAATTCGAAGAACGTTGGTGACCTGAAGGACGCGCTGACGGGCATCATGAAGAAGGTGTTGGAGTACGACCTCCTCGCTGAAACTGGCGACTGGGAAGCGGCTCCGCTACTTGCCTATGCCGCGATCAAGTCAGGTCAATGCCACTACGAATTCAGTAGTTTCCTTGCGGAAAAGCTTGCGGATCCAGAGATCTACACGACGATCAACCTTCATCTGCAAAGAAAGGTTTCGGGTGCATACGCGTTGGCTCTTTACGAGAACTGTGTTCGGTTCCGCTCGGTGGGCTCAACAGGGTGGATCTCCGTGCAGAAGTGGCGAATGCTCTTGGGCGCTGATGCCAGCACGTATGATGAGTTCAAGCACTTCAATGACCAGGTGATCAAGAAGTCCATTATCGACGTCAACAAAAATATGGACATCCAACTTACGGCGGAGTACCGCCGCGAGAACCGACGGGTCGTTGAAATCAAGTTTTTGATCGAGGAGAAGGGCGGCGGAGCTCGAGGAGGAGTGAGTAACGACGCTGAGCTTGAGCGGATCAAGTCGACAGAGGCGTTCCGAAAATTGACCGCGTTGGGTGTTGGACAGTCTCTCGCGGCCACGTGGATTCAGCAGGATCCTGAGCGTGCGTTGGCGGCTGCGAATTACACCGACAAGAAGGTGTCACAAAAGCTTATCAAGTCGAGCCCAGCAGGTTACGTTCGGAAAGTGTTCCTTGGGGATGCTGAGATTCCTTTGCCACAAGAGAATGCCTCTCCGGCTGCGGCGGGCCACGCTGCCTCGTCCTCCGGTGATGAGGAGCGGCTCAATGAAGTTCGCGCTAAGTTGGCCGCGCTCAGCGATGCCGAAAGGGCATCTTACGTTGTGGAGTATGCGAGAGAGGGGGGAGCGGTCACCTCTTATAACCCTGATACGGGTAAATTCCGAATCCTGGCCGAGCGCACCGGGTTTACTGCTTGGTTGTCGAAAAAATTCTCGCAACGGTAA
- a CDS encoding ParA family protein, which yields MSSIDANGSEAKVIFVTNQKGGSGKTMTAMNIAAGLDQLGARVMVIDIDPQNTIVSWFNNGDEIPFPYSNLAAATDKAPAEIKKLMAAYDFIIIDGRPQVDVRVTQMLIICDLVVIPLRPNTMDFGATEVLINQIRRVQQDDHPDIKFSYLLNQVADERRMLYTLCHDAIVEKGYPLFKTNIRMRECYPQAFAIGATAFAKVRSFRPAAKEVAELTAEVVELLGVGDQFRAQKKAKA from the coding sequence ATGAGTTCTATTGATGCGAATGGCTCGGAAGCCAAAGTGATCTTTGTGACAAATCAGAAGGGGGGGAGCGGGAAGACGATGACGGCGATGAACATCGCTGCCGGCCTCGACCAACTTGGCGCCCGCGTCATGGTCATTGACATCGACCCGCAGAATACGATCGTTAGTTGGTTTAACAACGGGGACGAAATTCCGTTTCCGTACAGCAACCTCGCTGCGGCAACTGACAAAGCGCCGGCAGAGATCAAGAAGCTCATGGCGGCGTACGACTTCATCATCATCGACGGGCGCCCGCAGGTCGACGTGAGAGTGACCCAGATGTTGATCATCTGCGATCTTGTCGTAATCCCGCTGCGTCCAAACACGATGGACTTTGGTGCAACCGAAGTGCTGATCAATCAAATCCGCAGGGTTCAGCAAGACGACCACCCGGATATCAAATTCTCGTACCTCCTGAACCAAGTGGCGGACGAGCGACGAATGCTCTACACCCTTTGCCACGACGCGATTGTGGAAAAGGGCTACCCGTTGTTCAAGACGAACATTCGTATGCGGGAGTGCTATCCCCAAGCTTTTGCAATTGGTGCTACGGCGTTCGCGAAGGTCCGATCGTTCCGGCCTGCAGCAAAGGAAGTGGCGGAGCTTACCGCTGAAGTCGTGGAACTGCTTGGTGTCGGCGATCAGTTCCGTGCGCAGAAGAAGGCAAAGGCCTGA
- a CDS encoding ParB/RepB/Spo0J family partition protein codes for MSKNPLAAKMKESMNRSAQTPGPESVSAIEAPLALRDRFARAEDLAASPTPRPALSGRDELGPIQMPDDTEWSVEYQRWCIENRYTPGATIEVNLSQIKPSPFNPRHFYLPRRLEDLVASIAENGQQQPIHVVPDYENPGQFFLHDGGRRERALRTLRHAKAKAIVVDVPVGIQSYKLGYELNTRRENQSPFDNAVKWTYLLENKHFSSQKELAETLGQDESIVSQTLAIGKLPEDVMREMLENQERFPVRIAYEVSKFYQDVDGDVETTLSLIELIVRREMSVRKVVEYRSAYKTSRREGGAAAATRRARQRPGPTPPQLNGHAVHGAFAGAEGGVTGNATSSGEEFVWPGGKIRAVLSEHVGGLVVDVQGESGEELEGLVQAVRHLMQTMSRQR; via the coding sequence ATGTCGAAAAACCCGCTTGCTGCGAAGATGAAAGAGTCAATGAACCGGAGCGCGCAGACTCCTGGGCCTGAGTCGGTGAGTGCCATCGAGGCACCGCTTGCGCTCCGCGATCGATTCGCCAGGGCCGAGGATCTTGCAGCGTCACCGACACCGCGGCCGGCGCTGTCGGGGCGCGATGAACTCGGGCCCATCCAAATGCCGGACGATACAGAGTGGAGTGTCGAGTACCAGCGCTGGTGCATTGAAAACCGCTACACCCCGGGCGCAACGATCGAGGTGAATCTCAGTCAGATAAAGCCTTCGCCGTTCAACCCCCGGCACTTCTATTTGCCCCGACGTCTCGAAGACCTTGTAGCAAGCATCGCTGAGAACGGCCAGCAGCAGCCAATTCACGTGGTTCCCGACTATGAGAATCCGGGCCAATTCTTTCTTCACGATGGTGGGCGCCGCGAGCGAGCACTACGCACACTGCGCCACGCAAAAGCAAAGGCGATAGTTGTCGATGTGCCGGTTGGAATCCAAAGCTACAAGCTTGGTTACGAACTCAACACGCGCCGCGAGAACCAATCGCCATTCGACAATGCGGTGAAGTGGACATATCTGCTGGAAAACAAGCATTTTTCCAGCCAGAAAGAGCTTGCGGAGACCCTTGGGCAAGACGAGTCCATCGTTTCGCAGACCCTCGCGATCGGCAAGCTTCCCGAAGACGTTATGCGAGAGATGCTGGAAAACCAAGAGCGGTTTCCGGTGCGGATAGCGTACGAGGTTTCGAAGTTCTACCAAGATGTCGACGGTGACGTAGAAACCACCCTGAGTCTTATCGAGCTAATCGTGCGGCGGGAAATGTCGGTGCGGAAAGTGGTCGAGTACCGTTCCGCGTATAAGACTTCACGCCGCGAGGGCGGCGCAGCGGCGGCGACCCGGCGAGCCCGTCAACGGCCAGGTCCGACTCCCCCGCAATTGAATGGGCACGCAGTGCATGGGGCCTTCGCTGGTGCAGAGGGGGGGGTGACAGGGAATGCGACGTCGTCGGGTGAGGAGTTTGTCTGGCCCGGCGGGAAAATTCGGGCGGTCCTGAGTGAGCACGTGGGAGGTCTCGTGGTCGATGTTCAGGGCGAAAGTGGTGAAGAATTGGAGGGCCTTGTTCAGGCCGTACGCCACCTTATGCAGACAATGAGCCGTCAACGATAA
- a CDS encoding 1-acyl-sn-glycerol-3-phosphate acyltransferase, which yields MKPFDFKVTLRSALRLVLLRMLRVRVIYQRKTSEVLNSGRACILVCNHVSMLDGVIIALASPVRLSFAVDTEYSRGTGPGTWVIRTVSWLGYGKIIPVDSTAPFGMRCLLTELKRGGQVMVFPEGRISDTGRRGVDQPGVRWLADRSGVAVTELEICGAEDSRLFAKNGSSLWPRIRLFF from the coding sequence ATGAAGCCCTTCGACTTCAAAGTAACGTTGCGCAGTGCGTTGAGGCTGGTCTTGCTGCGAATGCTGCGCGTTCGAGTTATCTATCAAAGGAAGACCTCGGAAGTACTGAACTCGGGTAGGGCGTGCATCCTCGTCTGCAATCACGTGTCGATGCTAGACGGGGTGATCATCGCACTCGCGTCGCCGGTCCGACTCAGCTTTGCCGTAGACACCGAGTATTCGCGCGGAACCGGGCCGGGAACGTGGGTGATTCGGACTGTCTCTTGGCTAGGGTACGGGAAAATCATCCCTGTCGATTCGACGGCGCCGTTCGGCATGCGGTGCTTACTCACGGAATTGAAGCGCGGCGGTCAGGTGATGGTTTTTCCGGAAGGCCGGATTTCGGATACTGGCCGGCGTGGTGTAGATCAGCCTGGCGTGAGGTGGCTTGCTGATCGCTCAGGAGTCGCGGTGACTGAGTTGGAGATTTGTGGTGCGGAGGATAGCCGCCTCTTTGCAAAGAACGGCTCATCTCTCTGGCCAAGGATCCGTCTTTTTTTCTAA
- a CDS encoding H-NS histone family protein — MTTQTYKGLKAQIHALEKQAEELRQAELQTVIAEIREKVHEYQLTPEDIFGGRRKKPKAKVTLPPKYRNPKTGQEWSGRGRAPLWLANVRNRDKFLIG, encoded by the coding sequence ATGACCACGCAAACATATAAAGGCCTGAAGGCGCAAATTCATGCGCTCGAAAAGCAGGCCGAGGAACTTCGACAGGCAGAACTCCAGACTGTGATCGCTGAGATCCGCGAGAAAGTCCACGAGTACCAGCTGACTCCTGAAGACATCTTCGGCGGCCGGCGCAAGAAGCCAAAAGCAAAAGTCACACTCCCGCCGAAGTATCGAAATCCGAAAACAGGCCAGGAATGGTCGGGACGTGGGCGCGCTCCCCTATGGCTTGCAAACGTGAGGAACCGGGATAAATTCCTTATTGGGTGA
- a CDS encoding O-antigen ligase family protein, with protein sequence MLPLSFPVSRRLTVARACAVTALCMVPVSTALTNVFCALFAVALIASPEFWGNLRLSVTNGASLAALLLLGALMLSITYSIAPREQAWSWVGKYEKLLLLPFAVIAFRSSGWESIVSRAWFATLCVILLLSTTNYLGLTAIGPAHASALPVSRAWVFKNHIAAGMFGALLFYHAADLALAASTLRWRVSLAAIAGLSLLNVFVMLQGRTGQIIALLLVFVVVVRLVLAQYRRSPLRAGLLAGSLLTLAAVLVAIACTMHGGRLVEVAAEVREYRQSDAVTSSGLRLEWYKKSLELFRARPLIGYGAAGLEYEFSRLGQGKTAVEAALTKNPHNEYLLMAVQLGAVGVLLFLNLIVQIARGCRKLDPRSRHLLLAWLAIFAIGSLANSLLLDFAEGHLLVLLGGILLGCGTAASKVTDSDDDRGTAVVQPSP encoded by the coding sequence ATGCTTCCGCTCTCGTTTCCTGTCTCCCGGCGCCTGACTGTGGCGCGCGCGTGTGCCGTGACCGCGCTGTGTATGGTCCCGGTCTCAACCGCGCTAACCAATGTGTTCTGTGCACTCTTCGCGGTTGCTTTGATTGCATCCCCCGAGTTTTGGGGCAATCTCCGGTTGTCAGTGACCAACGGCGCGTCGCTCGCGGCGCTACTGCTGCTTGGTGCCCTTATGCTCAGTATTACCTACTCGATTGCGCCTCGCGAGCAGGCGTGGAGCTGGGTTGGCAAGTACGAAAAGCTGCTTCTCCTACCTTTTGCGGTCATCGCATTCCGCTCGTCAGGATGGGAGTCGATTGTCAGTCGCGCCTGGTTCGCAACGCTCTGCGTGATATTGCTGTTGTCAACGACAAACTACCTAGGGTTGACCGCGATTGGCCCAGCACATGCTTCTGCTCTACCGGTTTCCCGGGCGTGGGTGTTCAAGAATCACATCGCAGCAGGGATGTTCGGAGCGCTGTTGTTCTACCACGCGGCCGATCTCGCTTTGGCGGCGTCCACCCTGCGGTGGCGAGTGTCACTTGCGGCGATTGCAGGCCTTTCTCTGCTAAACGTATTCGTTATGTTGCAGGGGCGTACTGGCCAAATCATCGCGCTGTTGCTTGTGTTCGTTGTGGTTGTGCGCCTGGTGCTCGCGCAGTATCGTCGATCGCCTCTGAGGGCGGGACTGTTGGCTGGTTCGCTGTTGACGCTTGCAGCAGTACTTGTAGCGATCGCGTGCACGATGCATGGAGGACGACTCGTCGAGGTCGCGGCTGAGGTTCGAGAGTATCGGCAGTCTGACGCGGTGACGTCGTCCGGGCTGCGCCTTGAATGGTACAAGAAGAGCCTCGAACTCTTTCGCGCTCGGCCGCTGATTGGCTACGGTGCTGCGGGACTTGAATATGAGTTCTCGAGGCTTGGTCAAGGCAAGACAGCGGTTGAAGCAGCTTTGACAAAGAACCCGCACAATGAGTACCTGCTGATGGCTGTCCAACTGGGCGCGGTCGGAGTACTGCTCTTCCTGAACCTCATCGTTCAGATTGCTCGCGGTTGCCGAAAACTGGATCCGCGATCGCGCCACTTGTTGTTGGCGTGGCTAGCAATTTTCGCTATCGGCAGCCTTGCGAATTCGCTATTGCTTGATTTCGCTGAAGGGCACTTACTCGTATTGCTTGGTGGGATTCTCCTAGGTTGCGGCACTGCCGCAAGCAAGGTGACCGATTCAGACGATGACCGCGGTACTGCTGTAGTCCAGCCATCGCCATAG
- a CDS encoding GNAT family N-acetyltransferase yields MDLTKIDSTGGAVSPTDVDGRWVVLQSRLDKVRAEVPTPLASGTSAGCDLTFWSEDASITVSATQGEMLVGYLVVVRKSDWLLGGDVAVKKAYRRAGIATAMYDFAEEVMGAKFRPCTPHSVHAAAFWSGRTRNTNA; encoded by the coding sequence ATGGACTTGACCAAGATCGACTCTACCGGTGGCGCAGTTTCACCGACTGACGTTGACGGACGATGGGTAGTTCTGCAAAGCAGGCTGGACAAAGTTCGTGCCGAGGTGCCTACGCCTCTAGCGTCGGGCACGTCAGCGGGTTGCGACCTGACGTTCTGGTCTGAGGACGCTTCAATCACCGTGTCGGCGACACAAGGCGAAATGCTCGTAGGGTATCTGGTCGTCGTTCGGAAAAGCGATTGGCTTCTTGGCGGTGACGTGGCGGTCAAAAAGGCTTATCGCAGAGCCGGTATCGCAACCGCGATGTACGACTTTGCAGAGGAAGTGATGGGCGCGAAGTTTCGCCCTTGTACGCCGCACTCGGTACACGCGGCGGCGTTTTGGTCGGGTCGGACGCGTAACACTAACGCATAG
- a CDS encoding TnsA endonuclease N-terminal domain-containing protein, producing the protein MTQTNASLYCTILFDRADMRGRRFKTQNDIDRYVAQGYGQGSGVDYKPWLRVQDVPSRGRSRKVKGLKTGRVHHVLSDLEYAYLVVLEFSERVIDIREQFPLLPVSPIQDVATQRGIRYPRYAQTTVPFVMTTDFVVTVRTDDGLAREYARTVKYADELSSGNRLLRTLEKLELERAWWLQRGVDWQIVTEQSVDPVLARNLIWLRGSAQIERDMQSDELRARFVEGIGDAGSHDRTLSSLLRTVSYRLRMPYPDAVKLFKYLIWHKVLLVDLRTPMLLTSQAPKIQVMASGAAPIKRAA; encoded by the coding sequence TTGACACAAACGAATGCCTCGCTATACTGCACGATTTTGTTCGACCGGGCGGATATGCGAGGGCGACGTTTCAAGACGCAGAACGACATCGACAGGTACGTGGCGCAAGGCTACGGACAGGGTTCCGGTGTGGACTACAAGCCGTGGCTTCGCGTACAGGACGTGCCATCGCGTGGCCGTTCTCGAAAGGTTAAGGGCCTCAAGACTGGGCGCGTCCACCACGTGCTCTCCGATCTCGAATACGCGTACCTTGTGGTACTCGAATTCTCCGAGCGCGTGATCGATATCCGGGAGCAGTTCCCGTTGCTCCCAGTTTCGCCGATCCAGGATGTCGCGACGCAGCGTGGCATTCGATATCCGCGTTATGCTCAAACAACGGTGCCGTTCGTGATGACGACCGATTTCGTCGTCACCGTCAGGACAGACGACGGTTTGGCGCGTGAATACGCTCGTACCGTGAAATACGCGGACGAACTGTCGTCAGGGAACAGGCTCCTGCGCACTCTGGAAAAGCTCGAGCTCGAGAGAGCCTGGTGGTTGCAGCGCGGGGTTGACTGGCAGATCGTCACCGAGCAGAGCGTGGATCCCGTGCTCGCCAGAAATCTCATCTGGCTTCGCGGCAGCGCGCAGATCGAGCGAGACATGCAAAGTGATGAGCTACGCGCCCGGTTCGTTGAGGGCATTGGGGATGCCGGAAGCCATGACCGGACCCTGTCGTCGCTTCTGCGCACGGTCAGCTATCGGCTGCGCATGCCTTATCCGGATGCCGTCAAGCTTTTCAAGTATCTGATCTGGCACAAGGTACTCCTGGTTGATCTCAGGACGCCGATGTTGTTGACATCGCAAGCACCTAAGATTCAGGTCATGGCGAGTGGTGCGGCGCCCATAAAGCGGGCGGCGTGA